A region from the Rosa rugosa chromosome 6, drRosRugo1.1, whole genome shotgun sequence genome encodes:
- the LOC133717308 gene encoding G-type lectin S-receptor-like serine/threonine-protein kinase At1g61500 isoform X2: protein MGRVLIESESVCFFNLSIFFFFILVLLPPHYHCSQVYNITPFQPLAQGDTLVSPSSIFELGFFSPNGSASKYVGIWHKNIFPRKVVWVANREKPIAVTGSLASLRISSNGSLELVDGKQNSLWSTDVTSEVSSSYNTSSVAALLLDNGNFIVKDDAEADGVVWQSFDYPGDTMLPTQRVQYNTKSKKGTILTAWKSESDPSAGIYTVEGGRATEVPAQVIIWINRSTPFWRSGPWDKSKFIGVPDMDDRYLSGFTGEEGTQYFSYKSFGTLATYGDISSQGNFKFMYVQNGRNWSLYLETLKNPCDIYGACGPFGVCNSSESPICKCLKGFVPSSDQEWRKGNWTMGCVRQTNLFCERQTDKKSFSLQGKQGYNDDGFWKMTGAKVPDYHQYITSLNTDDINGCMIQCLNNCSCLAYALVNNIGCLVWSKDLIDIVEFSQGGVDLYVRLARKELDSFAGEGKPIKLIAILTAIGLMIILVAILFGLHKLQANQKGSIPTSRDILREYIGKHDPSELLIYDFDTMLTATDNFSITNKLGQGGFGPVYKGILQDGKEIAVKRLSSSSGQGIEEFKNEMLLISNLQHKNLVRMMGCCIKEGEKLLVYEFMRNKSLDTFLFDPMRRGELDWDRRFNIIQGIARGLLYLHHDSYVKVIHRDLKISNILLDEKMKPKISDFGLARIVEGTQCIESTQKVVGTRGYMSPKYAMGGIFSEKSDVYSFGVLELEIISSKKNNNFFLYDQQLGFLAHAWNLWYEG, encoded by the exons ATGGGCCGGGTATTGATCGAATCTGAAAGTGTTTGCTTCTTCAATCtctcaatcttcttctttttcatcttAGTCTTGCTTCCACCGCATTATCATTGTTCTCAAGTTTATAACATCACTCCTTTCCAACCGTTAGCACAGGGCGACACTCTTGTCTCCCCTAGCAGCATTTTCGAATTAGGCTTCTTCAGTCCTAATGGTTCTGCTAGTAAGTATGTGGGGATATGGCACAAGAATATATTTCCCCGTAAAGTAGTGTGGGTGGCCAACAGGGAAAAGCCCATTGCAGTTACAGGCTCGTTGGCGAGTTTGAGAATTAGCAGCAATGGGAGTCTGGAGCTTGTTGATGGGAAACAGAACTCTTTATGGTCTACCGATGTAACTAGTGAGGTGTCATCATCTTATAATACTAGTTCAGTTGCAGCACTTCTTTTAGACAACGGAAATTTTATTGTCAAAGATGATGCAGAGGCGGATGGAGTAGTATGGCAGAGCTTTGATTATCCTGGAGACACGATGCTACCAACCCAGCGGGTTCAATACAATACTAAATCTAAAAAGGGCACTATCTTGACTGCCTGGAAAAGTGAGAGTGATCCATCTGCTGGGATATATACAGTTGAAGGCGGACGGGCAACAGAGGTGCCAGCACAAGTGATCATTTGGATTAATCGATCAACTCCATTCTGGAGAAGTGGGCCATGGGATAAATCAAAGTTCATCGGCGTGCCAGATATGGATGATCGATATCTTAGTGGATTTACAGGAGAAGAGGGAACACAATATTTCTCTTATAAATCATTTGGCACTTTGGCAACATATGGAGACATCTCTTCACAGGGAAATTTTAAGTTTATGTATGTACAAAATGGTAGGAACTGGTCACTCTACCTCGAGACACTAAAGAATCCATGTGACATCTATGGAGCATGTGGGCCTTTTGGGGTTTGCAACAGCTCTGAATCTCCAATCTGCAAGTGTTTGAAAGGGTTTGTGCCAAGTTCAGACCAGGAATGGAGGAAGGGAAACTGGACCATGGGGTGCGTAAGGCAAACCAACTTGTTCTGTGAAAGACAAACAGATAAGAAGTCATTCTCATTGCAAGGAAAACAAGGTTATAATGATGATGGGTTTTGGAAGATGACAGGGGCAAAAGTGCCAGATTATCATCAGTATATTACATCTTTGAATACTGATGACATCAATGGCTGCATGATACAGTGCCTAAATAATTGTTCTTGCCTGGCTTATGCACTTGTTAATAATATTGGGTGTTTGGTCTGGTCCAAAGACCTTATAGATATAGTGGAGTTCTCCCAGGGAGGTGTTGATCTTTATGTTCGCCTAGCACGCAAAGAACTAG aTTCATTTGCAGGTGAAGGAAAGCCAATTAAGTTGATTGCCATCCTTACAGCTATTGGTTTAATGATTATCTTGGTTGCCATACTGTTCGGTTTGCACAAATTGCAAGCTAACCAAAAGG GATCGATTCCAACTTCCAGGGATATTCTTCGAGAATATATTGGGAAACATGATCCATCAGAGCTATTGATCTATGATTTTGATACCATGTTAACTGCTACAGACAATTTCAGCATTACAAACAAACTCGGGCAAGGAGGCTTTGGTCCTGTTTATAAG GGTATACTACAAGATGGGAAGGAAATAGCTGTAAAAAGACTATCTAGTAGCTCAGGACAAGGCATTGAAGAGTTCAAGAATGAAATGTTGTTGATCTCCAATCTCCAACACAAAAATCTTGTTAGGATGATGGGTTGCTGCATCAAAGAGGGCGAGAAGTTACTGGTTTATGAGTTCATGCGAAACAAAAGCTTGGATACATTCCTATTCG ATCCGATGAGGAGAGGAGAGCTTGATTGGGATAGACGCTTTAATATTATTCAGGGTATTGCTAGAGGGCTTCTTTATCTCCATCATGATTCCTATGTGAAGGTAATACATAGAGATCTGAAAATAAGCAACATTCTCCTGGATGAAAAAATGAAaccaaaaatttcagattttggacTGGCACGCATAGTTGAAGGAACACAATGTATAGAAAGTACACAGAAGGTTGTGGGAACACG TGGCTATATGTCTCCAAAGTATGCCATGGGTGGAATATTTTCCGAAAAATCTGATGTCTATAGTTTCGGGGTTTTGGAATTGGAGATTATCAGCAGCAAGAAGAATAACAACTTTTTTTTATATGACCAacaactaggctttctagcCCAT GCATGGAACTTGTGGTATGAAG GATAA
- the LOC133717308 gene encoding G-type lectin S-receptor-like serine/threonine-protein kinase SD1-29 isoform X1, whose translation MGRVLIESESVCFFNLSIFFFFILVLLPPHYHCSQVYNITPFQPLAQGDTLVSPSSIFELGFFSPNGSASKYVGIWHKNIFPRKVVWVANREKPIAVTGSLASLRISSNGSLELVDGKQNSLWSTDVTSEVSSSYNTSSVAALLLDNGNFIVKDDAEADGVVWQSFDYPGDTMLPTQRVQYNTKSKKGTILTAWKSESDPSAGIYTVEGGRATEVPAQVIIWINRSTPFWRSGPWDKSKFIGVPDMDDRYLSGFTGEEGTQYFSYKSFGTLATYGDISSQGNFKFMYVQNGRNWSLYLETLKNPCDIYGACGPFGVCNSSESPICKCLKGFVPSSDQEWRKGNWTMGCVRQTNLFCERQTDKKSFSLQGKQGYNDDGFWKMTGAKVPDYHQYITSLNTDDINGCMIQCLNNCSCLAYALVNNIGCLVWSKDLIDIVEFSQGGVDLYVRLARKELDSFAGEGKPIKLIAILTAIGLMIILVAILFGLHKLQANQKGSIPTSRDILREYIGKHDPSELLIYDFDTMLTATDNFSITNKLGQGGFGPVYKGILQDGKEIAVKRLSSSSGQGIEEFKNEMLLISNLQHKNLVRMMGCCIKEGEKLLVYEFMRNKSLDTFLFDPMRRGELDWDRRFNIIQGIARGLLYLHHDSYVKVIHRDLKISNILLDEKMKPKISDFGLARIVEGTQCIESTQKVVGTRGYMSPKYAMGGIFSEKSDVYSFGVLELEIISSKKNNNFFLYDQQLGFLAHAWNLWYEGKGLELVDEVLGDSYSSSEVLKCVHIGLLCVQDNAADRPTMKDIVLMLNSEKDCPQPKRPEFTMQNSFSHPQPQYVQTNSSMNEATITAIEGR comes from the exons ATGGGCCGGGTATTGATCGAATCTGAAAGTGTTTGCTTCTTCAATCtctcaatcttcttctttttcatcttAGTCTTGCTTCCACCGCATTATCATTGTTCTCAAGTTTATAACATCACTCCTTTCCAACCGTTAGCACAGGGCGACACTCTTGTCTCCCCTAGCAGCATTTTCGAATTAGGCTTCTTCAGTCCTAATGGTTCTGCTAGTAAGTATGTGGGGATATGGCACAAGAATATATTTCCCCGTAAAGTAGTGTGGGTGGCCAACAGGGAAAAGCCCATTGCAGTTACAGGCTCGTTGGCGAGTTTGAGAATTAGCAGCAATGGGAGTCTGGAGCTTGTTGATGGGAAACAGAACTCTTTATGGTCTACCGATGTAACTAGTGAGGTGTCATCATCTTATAATACTAGTTCAGTTGCAGCACTTCTTTTAGACAACGGAAATTTTATTGTCAAAGATGATGCAGAGGCGGATGGAGTAGTATGGCAGAGCTTTGATTATCCTGGAGACACGATGCTACCAACCCAGCGGGTTCAATACAATACTAAATCTAAAAAGGGCACTATCTTGACTGCCTGGAAAAGTGAGAGTGATCCATCTGCTGGGATATATACAGTTGAAGGCGGACGGGCAACAGAGGTGCCAGCACAAGTGATCATTTGGATTAATCGATCAACTCCATTCTGGAGAAGTGGGCCATGGGATAAATCAAAGTTCATCGGCGTGCCAGATATGGATGATCGATATCTTAGTGGATTTACAGGAGAAGAGGGAACACAATATTTCTCTTATAAATCATTTGGCACTTTGGCAACATATGGAGACATCTCTTCACAGGGAAATTTTAAGTTTATGTATGTACAAAATGGTAGGAACTGGTCACTCTACCTCGAGACACTAAAGAATCCATGTGACATCTATGGAGCATGTGGGCCTTTTGGGGTTTGCAACAGCTCTGAATCTCCAATCTGCAAGTGTTTGAAAGGGTTTGTGCCAAGTTCAGACCAGGAATGGAGGAAGGGAAACTGGACCATGGGGTGCGTAAGGCAAACCAACTTGTTCTGTGAAAGACAAACAGATAAGAAGTCATTCTCATTGCAAGGAAAACAAGGTTATAATGATGATGGGTTTTGGAAGATGACAGGGGCAAAAGTGCCAGATTATCATCAGTATATTACATCTTTGAATACTGATGACATCAATGGCTGCATGATACAGTGCCTAAATAATTGTTCTTGCCTGGCTTATGCACTTGTTAATAATATTGGGTGTTTGGTCTGGTCCAAAGACCTTATAGATATAGTGGAGTTCTCCCAGGGAGGTGTTGATCTTTATGTTCGCCTAGCACGCAAAGAACTAG aTTCATTTGCAGGTGAAGGAAAGCCAATTAAGTTGATTGCCATCCTTACAGCTATTGGTTTAATGATTATCTTGGTTGCCATACTGTTCGGTTTGCACAAATTGCAAGCTAACCAAAAGG GATCGATTCCAACTTCCAGGGATATTCTTCGAGAATATATTGGGAAACATGATCCATCAGAGCTATTGATCTATGATTTTGATACCATGTTAACTGCTACAGACAATTTCAGCATTACAAACAAACTCGGGCAAGGAGGCTTTGGTCCTGTTTATAAG GGTATACTACAAGATGGGAAGGAAATAGCTGTAAAAAGACTATCTAGTAGCTCAGGACAAGGCATTGAAGAGTTCAAGAATGAAATGTTGTTGATCTCCAATCTCCAACACAAAAATCTTGTTAGGATGATGGGTTGCTGCATCAAAGAGGGCGAGAAGTTACTGGTTTATGAGTTCATGCGAAACAAAAGCTTGGATACATTCCTATTCG ATCCGATGAGGAGAGGAGAGCTTGATTGGGATAGACGCTTTAATATTATTCAGGGTATTGCTAGAGGGCTTCTTTATCTCCATCATGATTCCTATGTGAAGGTAATACATAGAGATCTGAAAATAAGCAACATTCTCCTGGATGAAAAAATGAAaccaaaaatttcagattttggacTGGCACGCATAGTTGAAGGAACACAATGTATAGAAAGTACACAGAAGGTTGTGGGAACACG TGGCTATATGTCTCCAAAGTATGCCATGGGTGGAATATTTTCCGAAAAATCTGATGTCTATAGTTTCGGGGTTTTGGAATTGGAGATTATCAGCAGCAAGAAGAATAACAACTTTTTTTTATATGACCAacaactaggctttctagcCCAT GCATGGAACTTGTGGTATGAAGGTAAGGGATTGGAATTGGTAGATGAAGTGTTGGGTGATTCATATTCCTCATCAGAAGTATTGAAATGTGTGCACATTGGGCTTCTTTGTGTACAGGATAATGCTGCGGATAGGCCAACCATGAAAGATATTGTTTTAATGCTAAATAGTGAGAAAGATTGTCCACAACCTAAGAGGCCTGAATTCACTATGCAAAACTCATTTTCTCATCCTCAACCGCAGTATGTTCAGACTAATTCCTCCATGAATGAAGCTACTATTACAGCGATTGAAGGACGATGA
- the LOC133717308 gene encoding G-type lectin S-receptor-like serine/threonine-protein kinase At1g61500 isoform X3: MGRVLIESESVCFFNLSIFFFFILVLLPPHYHCSQVYNITPFQPLAQGDTLVSPSSIFELGFFSPNGSASKYVGIWHKNIFPRKVVWVANREKPIAVTGSLASLRISSNGSLELVDGKQNSLWSTDVTSEVSSSYNTSSVAALLLDNGNFIVKDDAEADGVVWQSFDYPGDTMLPTQRVQYNTKSKKGTILTAWKSESDPSAGIYTVEGGRATEVPAQVIIWINRSTPFWRSGPWDKSKFIGVPDMDDRYLSGFTGEEGTQYFSYKSFGTLATYGDISSQGNFKFMYVQNGRNWSLYLETLKNPCDIYGACGPFGVCNSSESPICKCLKGFVPSSDQEWRKGNWTMGCVRQTNLFCERQTDKKSFSLQGKQGYNDDGFWKMTGAKVPDYHQYITSLNTDDINGCMIQCLNNCSCLAYALVNNIGCLVWSKDLIDIVEFSQGGVDLYVRLARKELDSFAGEGKPIKLIAILTAIGLMIILVAILFGLHKLQANQKGSIPTSRDILREYIGKHDPSELLIYDFDTMLTATDNFSITNKLGQGGFGPVYKGILQDGKEIAVKRLSSSSGQGIEEFKNEMLLISNLQHKNLVRMMGCCIKEGEKLLVYEFMRNKSLDTFLFDPMRRGELDWDRRFNIIQGIARGLLYLHHDSYVKVIHRDLKISNILLDEKMKPKISDFGLARIVEGTQCIESTQKVVGTRHGTCGMKVRDWNW; the protein is encoded by the exons ATGGGCCGGGTATTGATCGAATCTGAAAGTGTTTGCTTCTTCAATCtctcaatcttcttctttttcatcttAGTCTTGCTTCCACCGCATTATCATTGTTCTCAAGTTTATAACATCACTCCTTTCCAACCGTTAGCACAGGGCGACACTCTTGTCTCCCCTAGCAGCATTTTCGAATTAGGCTTCTTCAGTCCTAATGGTTCTGCTAGTAAGTATGTGGGGATATGGCACAAGAATATATTTCCCCGTAAAGTAGTGTGGGTGGCCAACAGGGAAAAGCCCATTGCAGTTACAGGCTCGTTGGCGAGTTTGAGAATTAGCAGCAATGGGAGTCTGGAGCTTGTTGATGGGAAACAGAACTCTTTATGGTCTACCGATGTAACTAGTGAGGTGTCATCATCTTATAATACTAGTTCAGTTGCAGCACTTCTTTTAGACAACGGAAATTTTATTGTCAAAGATGATGCAGAGGCGGATGGAGTAGTATGGCAGAGCTTTGATTATCCTGGAGACACGATGCTACCAACCCAGCGGGTTCAATACAATACTAAATCTAAAAAGGGCACTATCTTGACTGCCTGGAAAAGTGAGAGTGATCCATCTGCTGGGATATATACAGTTGAAGGCGGACGGGCAACAGAGGTGCCAGCACAAGTGATCATTTGGATTAATCGATCAACTCCATTCTGGAGAAGTGGGCCATGGGATAAATCAAAGTTCATCGGCGTGCCAGATATGGATGATCGATATCTTAGTGGATTTACAGGAGAAGAGGGAACACAATATTTCTCTTATAAATCATTTGGCACTTTGGCAACATATGGAGACATCTCTTCACAGGGAAATTTTAAGTTTATGTATGTACAAAATGGTAGGAACTGGTCACTCTACCTCGAGACACTAAAGAATCCATGTGACATCTATGGAGCATGTGGGCCTTTTGGGGTTTGCAACAGCTCTGAATCTCCAATCTGCAAGTGTTTGAAAGGGTTTGTGCCAAGTTCAGACCAGGAATGGAGGAAGGGAAACTGGACCATGGGGTGCGTAAGGCAAACCAACTTGTTCTGTGAAAGACAAACAGATAAGAAGTCATTCTCATTGCAAGGAAAACAAGGTTATAATGATGATGGGTTTTGGAAGATGACAGGGGCAAAAGTGCCAGATTATCATCAGTATATTACATCTTTGAATACTGATGACATCAATGGCTGCATGATACAGTGCCTAAATAATTGTTCTTGCCTGGCTTATGCACTTGTTAATAATATTGGGTGTTTGGTCTGGTCCAAAGACCTTATAGATATAGTGGAGTTCTCCCAGGGAGGTGTTGATCTTTATGTTCGCCTAGCACGCAAAGAACTAG aTTCATTTGCAGGTGAAGGAAAGCCAATTAAGTTGATTGCCATCCTTACAGCTATTGGTTTAATGATTATCTTGGTTGCCATACTGTTCGGTTTGCACAAATTGCAAGCTAACCAAAAGG GATCGATTCCAACTTCCAGGGATATTCTTCGAGAATATATTGGGAAACATGATCCATCAGAGCTATTGATCTATGATTTTGATACCATGTTAACTGCTACAGACAATTTCAGCATTACAAACAAACTCGGGCAAGGAGGCTTTGGTCCTGTTTATAAG GGTATACTACAAGATGGGAAGGAAATAGCTGTAAAAAGACTATCTAGTAGCTCAGGACAAGGCATTGAAGAGTTCAAGAATGAAATGTTGTTGATCTCCAATCTCCAACACAAAAATCTTGTTAGGATGATGGGTTGCTGCATCAAAGAGGGCGAGAAGTTACTGGTTTATGAGTTCATGCGAAACAAAAGCTTGGATACATTCCTATTCG ATCCGATGAGGAGAGGAGAGCTTGATTGGGATAGACGCTTTAATATTATTCAGGGTATTGCTAGAGGGCTTCTTTATCTCCATCATGATTCCTATGTGAAGGTAATACATAGAGATCTGAAAATAAGCAACATTCTCCTGGATGAAAAAATGAAaccaaaaatttcagattttggacTGGCACGCATAGTTGAAGGAACACAATGTATAGAAAGTACACAGAAGGTTGTGGGAACACG GCATGGAACTTGTGGTATGAAGGTAAGGGATTGGAATTGGTAG
- the LOC133716111 gene encoding G-type lectin S-receptor-like serine/threonine-protein kinase SD1-29 yields MGVDHFIWQSFDYPGDTMLPNMVLGYDRKSGKSSFLTAWKSESDPSTGIFSAAGGLAAEMPGQVVIWNKSKFNRSTRHWRTGPWDKSKFIGVLDMDNQYLSGFNLDENVEQGTIHFSFTVFNKYLTYLELSSDGNTKLMRSENGGNWSLQWEALQNQCDYYGKCGPFGVCKVLKPPKFTKTASESPISCKCLKGFEPKSYHEWSKGNWTGWCVRKTKLVCESHTNKSSVSSKRKQDEFMKMEFPSGGEDLFIRLAPRGKEKQIELITGLTTVCFISILVGILCALHRLQANQIGNIKATTRGLELTGMVPGNSLQDYIRKHDLSGILGFDFDSIVIATNNFSITNKLGQGGFGPVYRGKLEEGKEIAVKRLSSSSGQGKEEFKNEMLLISKLQHKNLVRIMGFCVKEDEKLLIYEFMPNKSLDILLFDPMRRTELDWASRFNIIQGVARGLLYLHHDSCLKVIHRDLKVSNILLDEKMNPKISDFGLARIVHGTNNLENTEKVVGTLGYMSPEYAMGGIFSENSDVYSFGVLVLEIISSKKNTNFYNHEQRTTRFSSLCKFAL; encoded by the exons ATGGGAGTTGACCATTTCATATGGCAGAGCTTTGATTATCCTGGTGACACAATGCTGCCGAACATGGTGCTGGGATATGATAGAAAATCTGGAAAGAGCAGTTTCTTGACAGCCTGGAAAAGTGAGAGTGATCCATCCACTGGGATATTCTCAGCTGCAGGTGGACTGGCAGCAGAGATGCCAGGACAAGTGGTCATATGGAATAAATCAAAGTTCAACCGATCAACTCGCCACTGGAGAACTGGGCCATGGGATAAATCAAAGTTTATCGGTGTACTTGATATGGATAACCAATATCTAAGTGGATTCAATCTGGATGAAAATGTGGAGCAGGGAACAATTCATTTCTCTTTTACTGTTTTTAACAAATATCTTACATATCTGGAGCTCTCTTCAGATGGAAATACAAAGCTTATGCGTTCAGAGAATGGTGGAAACTGGTCTCTCCAGTGGGAGGCACTGCAGAATCAATGTGACTATTATGGAAAATGTGGACCCTTTGGGGTTTGCAAAGTTTTGAAACCTCCAAAATTCACAAAAACAGCTTCAGAATCTCCAATCAGCTGCAAGTGTTTGAAAGGGTTTGAACCAAAGTCTTACCACGAATGGAGCAAAGGAAACTGGACAGGATGGTGTGTGAGAAAAACAAAGTTAGTTTGTGAGAGCCACACGAATAAGTCATCTGTCTCATCGAAAAGAAAACAAGATGAGTTTATGAAGATG GAATTCCCCTCTGGTGGAGAAGATCTTTTTATCCGCCTAGCACCTCGAG gtaaagaaaaacaaatagaGTTAATTACCGGCCTTACAACTGTCTGTTTTATCAGCATCTTGGTTGGCATATTGTGCGCTTTGCACAGGTTGCAAGCTAATCAAATTG GAAACATCAAAGCAACAACAAGGGGACTTGAATTGACTGGTATGGTTCCAGGAAACTCTCTTCAAGACTACATAAGAAAGCATGACCTATCAGGGATATTGGGCTTTGACTTTGACAGCATAGTAATTGCTACAAACAATTTCAGCATAACAAACAAACTCGGGCAAGGGGGTTTTGGCCCAGTTTATAGG GGTAAACTAGAAGAAGGGAAGGAAATTGCAGTAAAACGACTATCCAGTAGCTCAGGGCAGGGCAAGGAAGAGTTCAAGAATGAAATGCTGTTGATATCCAAGCTCCAACACAAAAATCTTGTAAGAATCATGGGTTTCTGTGTTAAAGAGGATGAGAAGTTACTGATTTATGAGTTCATGCCAAACAAAAGCTTGGACATTCTTCTGTTCG ATCCAATGAGAAGAACAGAGCTGGATTGGGCTAGCCGCTTCAATATCATTCAGGGTGTGGCTAGAGGGCTTCTTTATCTTCATCATGATTCCTGTTTGAAGGTGATACATAGAGATCTGAAGGTCAGCAACATTCTcttggatgagaaaatgaaCCCAAAAATCTCAGACTTTGGATTGGCACGTATTGTTCATGGGACGAATAATCTTGAGAATACTGAGAAGGTTGTGGGAACACT TGGCTACATGTCTCCGGAGTATGCCATGGGCGGGATATTTTCTGAAAACTCAGATGTGTACAGCTTTGGGGTCCTGGTATTGGAGATCATTAGCAGCAAGAAGAATACCAACTTTTATAACCATGAACAACGTACAACTCGGTTTTCTAGCCTATGTAAGTTCGCACTGTAA